The following proteins are encoded in a genomic region of Streptococcus gwangjuense:
- a CDS encoding TIGR04197 family type VII secretion effector, whose product MYGTIQLSEVLFNAHISSLTKAQASLAGVSKPNFNTTSESKVLDLYQEQFNELYQLMTSYTSLLGTDVALMSATGKELARTDTVLGQTMFSGLQ is encoded by the coding sequence ATGTATGGAACGATTCAATTATCTGAGGTTCTGTTTAACGCGCACATCAGTAGTTTGACCAAGGCTCAGGCTAGTTTGGCTGGAGTGAGTAAGCCAAACTTTAACACGACATCGGAATCCAAGGTGCTCGATTTGTATCAGGAACAATTCAATGAGCTCTATCAGTTGATGACGAGCTATACGTCCTTATTGGGAACAGACGTCGCCTTGATGTCCGCTACAGGAAAAGAGTTGGCCCGTACAGATACTGTATTGGGACAAACAATGTTTTCTGGCTTGCAGTAG
- a CDS encoding Imm59 family immunity protein, protein MSKLELHKKDLLKEIEKLGYSSLRYSIFSEEKPGEWEVVIEYNQVENLYFVYGTMDRGSFNGKHVYNTFQEAKTKFLDFLADIVIINRYYVKEGMPVNYLSPLWDDITE, encoded by the coding sequence ATGAGTAAATTAGAATTACATAAAAAGGATCTTCTAAAGGAAATTGAGAAATTAGGTTACTCAAGTTTAAGATATTCAATATTTTCAGAGGAAAAACCTGGAGAATGGGAAGTCGTCATTGAATATAATCAAGTAGAAAATTTATATTTTGTATACGGAACAATGGATAGAGGAAGTTTTAATGGAAAACATGTTTATAATACATTCCAAGAAGCAAAAACAAAATTTTTAGATTTTTTAGCAGACATAGTTATTATTAATCGATACTATGTCAAGGAAGGAATGCCCGTTAACTATCTATCCCCCCTCTGGGATGATATCACAGAATAA
- a CDS encoding YwqH-like family protein, producing MGQIDYDQIYYLQGRVNAYSASISSAQSRITSIDEKLERLRTAKKSVGEIQQNVHNIKYPIMHRNIQPEWQGKQKDDFTKQWETFSSDYTSFQTEMNTFYDAICDEITRLENQKNEEHGIIGWCQSQINNLGNFIEKLLHTKEG from the coding sequence ATGGGGCAAATAGACTATGATCAAATCTATTATCTTCAAGGTAGAGTGAATGCCTACTCCGCCAGCATCTCCTCCGCCCAATCACGGATTACTTCCATTGATGAAAAATTGGAACGTCTTCGTACGGCCAAGAAGTCTGTAGGGGAAATCCAACAAAATGTTCACAATATCAAGTATCCCATCATGCACCGAAATATTCAGCCTGAATGGCAAGGCAAACAAAAGGATGATTTCACCAAGCAGTGGGAAACCTTCTCCAGTGACTACACGAGTTTTCAAACGGAGATGAATACCTTCTATGATGCCATCTGTGATGAAATCACTAGGTTGGAAAATCAAAAGAACGAAGAACATGGCATTATTGGTTGGTGCCAAAGTCAGATTAACAATCTGGGGAATTTCATCGAGAAGCTACTACATACGAAGGAGGGGTAA
- the essC gene encoding type VII secretion protein EssC: MNYLFFEDNVYPLYTGNTYQLGPSIASNIYLPILENVVLEVKETGVELLGETYSYGYHLVSIAEDISVSLLIIKNTEYYLLPEKILYLSDKKEATIRLVDFPIEIILSFDGTNKTIYSASPYYLNGERRTGTQNIQDMDQLVFEQGLALSVQKQILSIHSLFSIETSLLPFSEVMVEDRSKEFHRSPRIILREPEDKVTIASAPTDDEGNKQSLLRLIITPLAMIVFTMLTVYFTRSGGMMFMMMGMSVITIGTSIHTYFSDKKSHKELQEQKIVEYMKYLETKYSQLANLRKEQVKALVYHFPGMDQILEMVEKTDRRIYEKTLYHFDFLSYRLGLGEVNSSFSIEYSDSELTKYNVAANQKIQELLSYYRVTKQVPITHTLTNPTGYIGTRQIVIEQVQQMMMQLATFQSYHDLQFIPIFREEEFELWNWSRWLPHTKIKALNSRGFVYNQRTRDQLLTSLYQVIKDRKLDSEQDKGKEKQYSPHYILFLTDLSLMLDHNIMEYINEDLSHLGIHYVFVEEVLESLPEHVKTVVDYRGDKKGTVLLQDGNYTNKEITPLPPVSLSEKENFARNLAGIHHVQTLRNSIPNSITFLEMYGVNKVEELELLKRWQDNETFQTMAVPLGVRGRDDILYLNIHEKAHGPHGLIAGTTGSGKSELIQSYILSLAVNYHPYEVAFLLIDYKGGGMANLFADLPHVVGTITNLDGNQANRALVSIKAELKKRQRIFAENDVNHINQYMKLFKEGKVKEPLPHLLIISDEFAELKANQPDFMDELVSTARIGRSLGVKLILATQKPSGVVNDQIWSNSKFKIALKVQDAADSREVIKTPDAAEITQTGRAYLQVGNNEIYELFQSAWSGADYNPEGRNHVQKNTTVYEITSNGQYNAINKDLSGLVNKKEAKAVPTELDAIVEKAREVFDGLRIHQVASPWLPPLEEKIYAKDTQSTNYKDYWGRSEALQPILIGYQDIPERQEQSPLYFNMEQRGHILLVSSPGFGKSTFLQNFAMDVIRKHTPDQVHFYLYDFGTSGLISISDFPHVADYFTLDETEKIMKSLRFLNREIKTRKHALSQARATNLRQYNQLSDESFPTIFIEIDGFDSVMDAPFVDAFYDTLNVISRDGASLGIYLVVTLSRLNAMRLQLQSNFKTKISLFLFDTSDLSGVVGRSNIPLDEIKGRAIAKLDDIVQFQVMLPYSSEHYTDYIKEVRAEQEAMAMAYDGPLPAGIPMLPEKVTKEVMSEILESSQDFILGLEREAVVPASFSFERPMLIASDSPAFVTNYYKLLEYHLNRLSGVYNTVILDPSQRINSQFFDGIQRFDTSLEVDNVMKTILEDFKKRVASPNQDYPKWLILIPDIAATAMAAGVSELDFKQLLSEGAQYGVTLLFIGAYQDLVANNYDTFVKLANQLVDQVFLGVRISDQDHTRYPYITNEPALKPNQGYILYPDHYESVQLLEI; the protein is encoded by the coding sequence ATGAATTATTTATTTTTTGAAGACAATGTTTATCCACTCTATACAGGGAATACCTATCAACTGGGGCCTTCTATAGCTTCTAATATCTATCTTCCTATTCTTGAAAATGTGGTGTTGGAAGTCAAGGAAACGGGAGTTGAACTGCTCGGAGAGACTTATTCTTATGGGTATCATTTGGTTTCTATAGCTGAAGATATAAGTGTATCCTTATTGATTATTAAAAACACCGAGTATTACCTTCTTCCCGAAAAAATACTATATTTATCAGATAAGAAAGAAGCGACTATTCGCTTAGTTGATTTTCCTATAGAAATCATTTTGAGCTTTGATGGGACAAATAAGACGATTTATAGTGCTAGTCCATATTATCTTAATGGTGAAAGAAGAACAGGGACGCAAAATATTCAAGATATGGACCAACTTGTTTTTGAACAAGGTCTAGCTTTATCCGTTCAAAAACAAATCTTATCGATTCATTCACTATTTTCTATTGAGACGAGCTTACTGCCTTTTTCTGAAGTAATGGTCGAAGATCGTTCAAAAGAATTTCATCGCTCTCCACGGATTATTCTGAGAGAACCCGAGGATAAAGTAACGATTGCTTCGGCACCAACAGATGATGAAGGCAACAAACAATCGTTACTAAGATTGATTATTACCCCTTTGGCGATGATTGTCTTTACGATGCTAACGGTTTACTTCACACGTAGTGGTGGCATGATGTTCATGATGATGGGGATGTCTGTCATTACTATTGGGACTTCCATTCATACTTATTTTTCTGATAAAAAATCACATAAGGAACTTCAAGAACAGAAAATTGTTGAGTATATGAAATACTTGGAAACCAAGTATTCACAATTAGCTAACCTACGTAAAGAACAAGTTAAGGCTTTGGTGTATCATTTCCCTGGCATGGATCAGATTTTAGAAATGGTAGAAAAAACGGATAGACGTATTTACGAAAAGACACTTTATCATTTTGATTTTCTGTCTTATCGTTTGGGTTTGGGTGAAGTTAATTCTAGTTTTTCTATTGAGTATTCAGATTCTGAATTAACAAAATATAATGTAGCTGCTAACCAAAAAATTCAAGAACTACTTTCCTACTATCGTGTGACTAAGCAGGTACCTATTACACATACATTAACAAATCCTACGGGCTATATCGGAACACGGCAAATAGTGATTGAACAAGTTCAACAGATGATGATGCAATTAGCGACTTTTCAAAGTTACCATGATTTACAGTTTATTCCAATTTTCCGAGAGGAAGAGTTTGAGTTATGGAATTGGAGCCGATGGCTACCTCATACGAAAATAAAAGCACTAAATAGCCGTGGTTTTGTTTACAATCAACGTACTCGAGATCAACTATTAACGTCGCTCTATCAAGTTATTAAAGATAGAAAGTTAGATAGTGAGCAGGATAAAGGGAAAGAAAAGCAATACAGCCCTCATTATATTCTCTTTCTTACAGATTTAAGCCTGATGTTGGATCACAACATTATGGAGTACATCAATGAAGATTTATCCCATTTAGGGATTCATTATGTTTTCGTAGAAGAAGTACTTGAGAGTCTACCAGAACACGTTAAGACAGTTGTTGACTATCGAGGAGATAAAAAAGGTACAGTATTACTTCAGGATGGCAATTATACAAATAAAGAAATTACGCCTCTTCCTCCTGTAAGTTTATCGGAAAAGGAAAATTTTGCGAGAAATCTTGCGGGTATTCATCATGTTCAGACTTTGCGTAATTCGATTCCGAATAGTATTACCTTCCTAGAGATGTATGGAGTCAATAAGGTAGAGGAACTAGAACTTTTAAAACGATGGCAAGACAATGAAACTTTCCAAACAATGGCTGTTCCTCTAGGAGTTCGAGGTAGAGATGATATTCTTTATCTAAACATCCATGAGAAGGCGCATGGGCCTCATGGATTGATTGCTGGTACTACGGGGTCAGGGAAGTCTGAGCTTATTCAGTCCTACATTCTATCTTTAGCTGTGAACTACCATCCGTATGAGGTTGCTTTCCTCTTGATTGACTATAAAGGTGGAGGGATGGCTAATCTCTTTGCAGACCTACCTCATGTTGTTGGTACGATTACAAACTTGGATGGCAACCAGGCCAATCGAGCTCTGGTATCTATCAAAGCTGAACTTAAGAAGCGTCAGCGTATTTTTGCAGAAAATGATGTTAATCATATCAACCAGTATATGAAACTCTTCAAGGAAGGGAAGGTCAAAGAACCATTACCACATCTATTAATCATTAGTGATGAGTTTGCAGAGTTGAAGGCGAATCAACCTGATTTCATGGATGAATTAGTCTCTACAGCTCGTATTGGTCGATCATTGGGGGTTAAATTAATTTTAGCAACCCAAAAACCTAGTGGGGTTGTCAACGATCAAATTTGGTCGAACTCTAAGTTTAAAATAGCTCTTAAAGTACAGGATGCTGCAGATTCTAGAGAAGTAATCAAAACACCTGATGCCGCAGAAATTACCCAGACAGGTAGAGCCTATCTTCAAGTCGGAAACAATGAAATCTATGAGTTATTCCAAAGCGCTTGGTCAGGTGCGGATTATAATCCAGAAGGACGAAATCATGTTCAAAAAAACACAACTGTGTATGAGATTACAAGTAATGGTCAATACAATGCCATTAATAAAGATTTGAGTGGTTTAGTCAATAAAAAAGAAGCAAAGGCTGTTCCAACAGAATTAGACGCCATTGTAGAAAAAGCCCGTGAAGTCTTTGATGGTCTTCGTATTCATCAGGTAGCCAGTCCTTGGTTGCCACCACTTGAAGAGAAGATATATGCTAAAGATACACAATCGACTAACTACAAGGATTATTGGGGACGTTCAGAGGCGTTGCAACCTATTTTAATTGGGTATCAAGATATTCCAGAAAGACAGGAACAATCTCCTCTTTACTTCAATATGGAACAAAGAGGTCATATTTTATTGGTTTCGAGTCCGGGATTCGGTAAGTCCACTTTTCTACAGAACTTTGCGATGGATGTGATTCGTAAGCACACACCAGACCAGGTCCATTTCTACCTCTATGATTTTGGTACCAGTGGCTTAATCTCTATTTCAGATTTTCCTCATGTTGCAGATTATTTCACCTTGGATGAAACTGAGAAAATCATGAAATCTCTTCGATTCTTGAATAGAGAGATAAAAACTCGGAAACATGCTCTTTCGCAAGCAAGAGCCACAAATCTAAGGCAATACAATCAGTTGTCAGATGAGAGTTTTCCAACTATTTTCATAGAGATAGATGGTTTTGATAGTGTAATGGATGCCCCATTTGTCGATGCTTTTTATGATACTTTAAATGTCATTTCTCGAGATGGTGCCTCTCTAGGAATCTATCTGGTTGTGACACTTTCTCGTCTCAATGCGATGCGTCTACAGCTACAATCGAACTTTAAGACCAAGATTTCTCTCTTCTTGTTTGATACCAGTGACTTATCAGGTGTAGTAGGACGTTCAAATATTCCACTCGATGAAATCAAAGGCCGTGCCATAGCTAAATTGGATGATATCGTCCAATTCCAAGTGATGTTGCCATATAGCAGTGAACATTATACGGACTACATAAAGGAAGTTCGTGCAGAACAAGAAGCAATGGCTATGGCATACGATGGCCCACTTCCTGCAGGTATCCCAATGTTACCAGAAAAGGTAACCAAAGAGGTGATGTCAGAAATCTTAGAAAGCAGTCAAGACTTTATCTTGGGACTCGAAAGAGAAGCCGTTGTTCCAGCATCCTTTAGTTTCGAGCGACCTATGCTTATAGCCTCAGACAGTCCTGCTTTTGTAACGAATTACTATAAATTACTAGAATATCACCTAAACCGTTTATCAGGAGTGTATAATACTGTTATTTTAGATCCTAGTCAGCGTATTAACAGTCAGTTCTTTGATGGTATTCAACGATTTGATACTTCTTTAGAGGTTGATAATGTCATGAAGACGATATTAGAAGACTTTAAGAAACGGGTTGCGTCTCCAAATCAGGACTATCCAAAATGGTTAATTTTGATACCTGACATTGCTGCGACGGCTATGGCGGCTGGAGTGAGTGAACTGGACTTCAAGCAACTCCTTAGTGAAGGAGCTCAGTATGGAGTAACCTTGCTCTTTATAGGCGCCTACCAAGATCTAGTAGCGAACAATTACGACACTTTTGTAAAATTGGCGAATCAGTTAGTGGATCAAGTCTTTCTTGGTGTACGTATCAGTGATCAAGATCATACTCGCTATCCTTACATCACAAATGAGCCGGCACTGAAACCGAACCAAGGTTACATTCTTTATCCAGATCATTATGAATCCGTTCAATTATTAGAAATTTAG
- a CDS encoding DUF4176 domain-containing protein: MSDTKLLPLGSVIVLKGSTKKMLIIARVIAAPVKGDLYRFDYGACLYPEGMVGDSLIYFNHEDVFKVVQEGYSDDDNELMLEHIASVVSTTDIPKGNVAELNEVNELGG, translated from the coding sequence ATGTCAGATACTAAATTATTACCACTAGGCAGTGTTATTGTTTTAAAGGGAAGTACTAAAAAGATGCTCATCATTGCTCGTGTGATTGCAGCACCCGTCAAAGGAGATCTCTACCGTTTTGATTACGGAGCCTGTCTCTATCCAGAAGGAATGGTAGGAGATAGCCTTATCTACTTTAATCATGAAGATGTTTTTAAGGTTGTTCAAGAGGGCTATAGCGATGATGATAATGAGCTTATGTTAGAACATATTGCTTCGGTTGTCTCTACAACAGATATTCCTAAAGGGAATGTTGCTGAGTTGAATGAAGTAAATGAACTAGGAGGCTAA